A stretch of DNA from Sugiyamaella lignohabitans strain CBS 10342 chromosome B, complete sequence:
CGTCAAGAACACGATGAGTCGTCTGCTGTTGGGTGGTCGGTCCGTCAAACACACTTTCAAAGTCTGCAACACACCGTTGGAAAATCGGGGTCCAATGTTCACCCAGTCCAACATCGCCTCAATGTTATCGATAACAAGAACATTGACTTCCGATTTGTAACTCTCTTGGAACATTTCCTTAAGATACCTGATCTTCTCCGCTTCCGTCATGCCGCCCATGGCACTAGGACTAATCAAACGGATGGTCTTGAATCCAGATTGAAGCGCCATGTGTGAAGCAAGTGCCGTCTTACCCGATCCAGGAGGGCCATGGACGAGAACAGATGTAACTGGCGATTTATTACCAGCTTCTCTGACTTGCTCAAGAAGCCTGCTACCTTTAGACAGAATTGTTTCAATGTATGGTGAAAACTTGATGATACCACCGAGAACATTTGCAGACAGTCCATCTTCACTTACACCTAATGCAGGAGTGATTTCATCAAGAGCCCTCATGAAATGAACCCGAGTCACCTTGATATCTGTATTGTCGACCTTGATTTTATCCGAATCGGTTTTAACATGCGAATCCAACGCAAAACTTACAGCACTTCTAATAAGACCCTGGATTTCTGCACCAGTGAAGTTTTTGGTCTTGGATGCAAGTTCCTCCAACGAAACATCGGGACCCAGCATTTTTTCCTTAGCCATTTTAGCAGTGTGAATCGTGAAGATTTGTTTACGACCGTGCTCATCAGGCAAGGGGATTTCCAATTGAACTTCGAAACGACCAGGACGAAGCAATGCCGAGTCAATAAGATCTCGTCTGTTGGTCATACCAATAACCAAAATGTTATTAAGCTGTTCAACACCATCCATTTTAGCTAACAACTGATTGACAACATTGTCACCAACACCAGTACCATCACCACGAGAACCTCTTTGCTTGAACACAGCATCCAACTCgtcgaaaataataatgtgCAATTGCGATTCGTCTCCTTTCTCTTTATACTCGGCCTCAGCGTCCTTAAACAGGTTACGAATATTCTCTTCACTGCTACCTACGTACTTGCTGAGCATTTCGGGACCATTTACAATCTTGGGCTCAACAGAGTTCAACATCTTTCCTATTTGACGGGCAATCAATGTTTTACCTGTACCAGGAGGTCCGTATAATAATAGACCCTTTACGTGCTGGATATTcaacttttcaatatcagcaggaGGGAAGATTCTACTAGCAAAAGCACGTCTGAAAATAGTACTGAACTGTTCGTCCAAACCACCGATACCGGTATCGGAAAATTTAAAGTTAGGCTGAAGAATCGCATTGACACGAGGTCTGCTGCCGGATGCTTTAATATTAATCAAACCACCCTGAGGTTTAGAGAATGTGATTTCGGTGTGGTCGACAAGAATACCCCTTTCATCGGCCTTCAAAATGGACGAATGATCAGAGTCGGTAGCATTGATAGCACCACGAGTTCCTAAATCAACCACCTGGGTCGACAGAACCttaattttgaaattgCTTTGACTGAATTCCATGGCCAATTTTTGACCAGGAGCAAAAATTTGGTTCTTGTACAGAGATAGGAACCGCTTGGCCAGCTGGTCCTGATCGAACTGTGTAGGAACTGCTCTAGCACGAGAATAGAAATCGATTTCTAAACTCAATTCTCCAAGATAGACACGGCCATTTCCAGAagcaaaaatatcaaatccCTTGACAGTCACGTCCTGACGAAGCGACCAATTGGCCCATTCTCTCTGAGCACCTCCGGCACCAATGACATTAGGAGGCAAATTCGGTGCTACCCGAGCCGTAAAAACATACGTGTCATCTACAATCACGTACTGTCCATCTTTaaaaggagcagcaggaaccGCTAGAACATTATCAATCACGAACGACTGAGCTGGCGCATTCTCAACCGACGCTCTCAAAGTGGCGTGCACCGGCGACTGTGGGGCCGGTGCGGGCCGACGGGATGAGATGCCCGGATGTGATCTTCCAAAACCGAATTTTTCCATTGCCgcttttctttctccatTAGTTAGTATCCCCTGGTTCCTGGATTGGTGGCACtgcctccgacggctggggctctgccccagaccccgtggctccctctcgcttcgctcgagtcgtttttcgCGATGGTCGcaagcaatctcctgcgaagcaggagcaacggggtctggggcagagccccagccgccggaggcaacaatatcaaaccCGTCGATCCCAGTCGACCGGAAATTCAACTTACCAAAGTTGATAGAGTGGCGGAGTGGCGATGATGTATTTGTTGACAGGATCGATACCCCTGTGTTCCTCGTCGTAGATGTATGTCTGGCAATCTCACAGCCGTTTGATGCTACAACCGTCGGTTTTTGAAATCTCCCGAACTCAGGATGCAGGGTCTTGGTTGCAGATCTCGACAGATGtactcaggggtaattaTGTGGCTATTGTCTAAGTGGTCGTTGGTCGGTTGATCTATCTATATAGATAGCAGTTAGAGATCTGTTGGAGAAGCGTATATCTGACTTCTAGAGAGATTTGACCTTATTGATCACAGTCTACTGGGTCAAGTCGATCTGTGGTTCCAATAATGCGAATTCCTGAAGTGAAGAAGTGTCATACT
This window harbors:
- the SEC18 gene encoding AAA family ATPase SEC18 (AAA ATPase and SNARE disassembly chaperone; required for vesicular transport between ER and Golgi, the 'priming' step in homotypic vacuole fusion, autophagy, and protein secretion; releases Sec17p from SNAP complexes; has similarity to mammalian N-ethylmaleimide-sensitive factor (NSF); GO_component: GO:0005794 - Golgi apparatus [Evidence IDA] [PMID 23613772]; GO_component: GO:0005737 - cytoplasm [Evidence IEA,IEA]; GO_component: GO:0043332 - mating projection tip [Evidence IDA] [PMID 19053807]; GO_function: GO:0005524 - ATP binding [Evidence IEA,IEA]; GO_function: GO:0016887 - ATPase activity [Evidence IDA] [PMID 10387016]; GO_function: GO:0017111 - nucleoside-triphosphatase activity [Evidence IEA]; GO_function: GO:0000166 - nucleotide binding [Evidence IEA,IEA]; GO_process: GO:0043001 - Golgi to plasma membrane protein transport [Evidence IMP] [PMID 2071670]; GO_process: GO:0048211 - Golgi vesicle docking [Evidence IDA] [PMID 9382859]; GO_process: GO:0035494 - SNARE complex disassembly [Evidence IDA] [PMID 18650938]; GO_process: GO:0035494 - SNARE complex disassembly [Evidence IDA] [PMID 9425154]; GO_process: GO:0000045 - autophagic vacuole assembly [Evidence IMP] [PMID 11694599]; GO_process: GO:0048219 - inter-Golgi cisterna vesicle-mediated transport [Evidence IMP] [PMID 10637300]; GO_process: GO:0048219 - inter-Golgi cisterna vesicle-mediated transport [Evidence IMP] [PMID 2071670]; GO_process: GO:0015031 - protein transport [Evidence IEA]; GO_process: GO:0006810 - transport [Evidence IEA]; GO_process: GO:0042144 - vacuole fusion, non-autophagic [Evidence IDA] [PMID 8670830]; GO_process: GO:0042144 - vacuole fusion, non-autophagic [Evidence IDA] [PMID 9685264]; GO_process: GO:0048280 - vesicle fusion with Golgi apparatus [Evidence IDA] [PMID 9382859]; GO_process: GO:0016192 - vesicle-mediated transport [Evidence IEA]) encodes the protein MEKFGFGRSHPGISSRRPAPAPQSPVHATLRASVENAPAQSFVIDNVLAVPAAPFKDGQYVIVDDTYVFTARVAPNLPPNVIGAGGAQREWANWSLRQDVTVKGFDIFASGNGRVYLGELSLEIDFYSRARAVPTQFDQDQLAKRFLSLYKNQIFAPGQKLAMEFSQSNFKIKVLSTQVVDLGTRGAINATDSDHSSILKADERGILVDHTEITFSKPQGGLINIKASGSRPRVNAILQPNFKFSDTGIGGLDEQFSTIFRRAFASRIFPPADIEKLNIQHVKGLLLYGPPGTGKTLIARQIGKMLNSVEPKIVNGPEMLSKYVGSSEENIRNLFKDAEAEYKEKGDESQLHIIIFDELDAVFKQRGSRGDGTGVGDNVVNQLLAKMDGVEQLNNILVIGMTNRRDLIDSALLRPGRFEVQLEIPLPDEHGRKQIFTIHTAKMAKEKMLGPDVSLEELASKTKNFTGAEIQGLIRSAVSFALDSHVKTDSDKIKVDNTDIKVTRVHFMRALDEITPALGVSEDGLSANVLGGIIKFSPYIETILSKGSRLLEQVREAGNKSPVTSVLVHGPPGSGKTALASHMALQSGFKTIRLISPSAMGGMTEAEKIRYLKEMFQESYKSEVNVLVIDNIEAMLDWVNIGPRFSNGVLQTLKVCLTDRPPNSRRLIVFLTTSNYAVLERMDFPNVIDDQIYVPNISSLEDLRHIFEQTNFLDSPSHEQIIKRIQTETNSSVLGLGIKKVLFNLWGAKVTGKGQEIDDFVERTVDAINSRPGVSVPQF